A window of Haloarcula sp. H-GB4 contains these coding sequences:
- a CDS encoding HVO_2922 family protein, translated as MTDETVHESQETRSRRGIASYFRRLANRLSRGEPAPADEEQTVTVTPPAESEFEVEVEREDGTVTLEIDMEWDEDDGAVATDVAASKATFEVYEDSAEQYRWRLRHDNGNIIADSGEGYASKQKAEQGLESVKSNAPGAYVVDESKDEDTPDDGGSKATFELFKDSEGKARWRLRHDNGEIIADCGQGYASKQKAKQGLQSVKTNARGAPVEEGE; from the coding sequence ATGACAGACGAGACAGTCCACGAGTCACAGGAAACACGGAGTCGAAGAGGGATCGCGTCGTACTTCCGACGGCTGGCGAACAGGCTCAGCCGCGGTGAGCCAGCCCCCGCAGATGAGGAGCAGACCGTAACAGTCACGCCGCCGGCTGAATCCGAGTTCGAGGTCGAGGTCGAACGAGAGGACGGGACTGTCACGCTTGAAATCGATATGGAATGGGATGAGGACGATGGAGCGGTGGCGACCGATGTGGCTGCGAGCAAGGCCACGTTCGAGGTGTACGAGGACAGCGCCGAGCAGTACCGCTGGCGGCTTCGCCACGACAACGGCAACATCATCGCCGACAGTGGGGAGGGCTACGCCTCCAAACAGAAGGCCGAGCAGGGGCTCGAAAGCGTCAAATCCAATGCGCCCGGCGCGTACGTCGTCGACGAGTCGAAAGACGAGGATACCCCCGACGACGGCGGCAGCAAGGCGACGTTCGAGCTATTCAAAGACAGCGAAGGGAAAGCGCGCTGGCGCCTCCGCCACGACAACGGAGAGATAATCGCCGACTGCGGGCAGGGCTACGCCTCCAAGCAGAAAGCGAAGCAGGGGCTCCAGAGCGTCAAGACGAACGCTCGCGGGGCACCGGTCGAAGAAGGCGAGTAA
- a CDS encoding 50S ribosomal protein L14, with product MEALGADVTQGLEKGSLITCADNTGARELKVISVHGYSGTKNRHPKAGLGDKITVSVTKGTPEMRRQVLEAVVVRQRKPIRRPDGTRVKFEDNAAVIVDENEDPRGTELKGPIAREVAQRFGSVASAATMIV from the coding sequence ATGGAAGCACTCGGTGCTGACGTCACGCAAGGCCTGGAGAAGGGCTCGCTCATCACGTGTGCGGACAACACGGGAGCGCGCGAACTCAAGGTCATTTCCGTCCACGGCTACTCGGGAACGAAGAACCGCCACCCCAAAGCTGGGCTGGGCGACAAGATCACGGTCTCGGTCACCAAGGGGACGCCCGAAATGCGTCGCCAGGTGCTCGAAGCCGTCGTCGTCCGCCAGCGAAAGCCGATCCGTCGACCCGACGGCACCCGCGTCAAGTTCGAAGACAACGCGGCCGTCATCGTCGACGAGAACGAGGACCCGCGCGGGACCGAGCTGAAAGGTCCCATCGCACGGGAAGTCGCACAGCGATTCGGCAGTGTGGCATCAGCAGCGACGATGATTGTATAG
- a CDS encoding 30S ribosomal protein S4e has translation MSNHQKRLSVPNSWPVERKTATFTVKAGAGPHGEDGVPLLIVLRDVLGYADNRKEARYALNEDNVLINGKAISDEERPVGMFDILAFTEREEYYRVFPGEGGRLALTAIDPDAAQSKLGKIATKTHVSGGDVQLGLHDGETLIVEDDQTYDAGDSIVVGNEDGEIVAHFEYQEGALVTAVDGAHAGEVGEVEEIQVTPGSAQNNVIVSQDEGEGFETVEEYVVVIDENFTGDDE, from the coding sequence ATGAGTAACCACCAGAAGCGACTCTCGGTGCCGAACAGTTGGCCCGTAGAGCGCAAGACTGCGACGTTTACGGTGAAAGCCGGCGCCGGCCCGCACGGTGAGGATGGGGTTCCCCTACTCATCGTCCTTCGGGACGTGCTCGGCTACGCCGACAACCGCAAAGAAGCCCGCTACGCCCTCAACGAGGACAACGTCCTCATCAACGGGAAGGCCATTTCCGACGAGGAACGCCCTGTCGGGATGTTCGACATCCTGGCCTTCACCGAGCGCGAGGAGTACTACCGCGTGTTCCCCGGCGAGGGTGGTCGGCTGGCGCTGACCGCAATCGACCCGGACGCGGCCCAGTCCAAGCTCGGAAAGATCGCTACCAAGACGCACGTCTCTGGTGGCGACGTCCAGCTGGGTCTCCACGACGGTGAGACGCTCATCGTCGAGGACGACCAGACCTACGATGCTGGCGACTCCATCGTCGTCGGCAACGAGGACGGCGAAATCGTCGCCCACTTCGAGTACCAAGAGGGCGCGCTCGTCACCGCCGTTGATGGCGCCCACGCGGGCGAAGTCGGCGAAGTCGAGGAGATTCAGGTGACGCCGGGTTCGGCCCAGAACAACGTGATCGTCTCGCAGGACGAGGGCGAAGGCTTCGAGACAGTCGAAGAGTACGTCGTCGTCATCGACGAGAACTTCACGGGTGATGATGAATGA
- a CDS encoding 30S ribosomal protein S8 — protein MTGNDPFANALSALNNAESVGHLEQTVSPASNEIGSVLEVFYDRGYIDGFSFVDDGKAGEFEVELKGAINECGPVKPRYSAGADEFEKWEKRFLPARDYGTLVVTTSHGIMSHYEAREQGVGGQVIAYVY, from the coding sequence ATGACAGGGAACGACCCATTTGCCAACGCACTGTCGGCGCTTAACAACGCCGAAAGCGTCGGGCACCTAGAGCAGACAGTATCGCCAGCTTCGAACGAGATCGGCAGCGTCCTCGAGGTCTTCTACGACCGCGGGTACATCGACGGATTCAGTTTCGTCGACGACGGCAAAGCCGGCGAGTTCGAAGTTGAACTGAAAGGAGCCATCAACGAGTGTGGCCCGGTCAAGCCCCGCTACTCTGCGGGCGCAGACGAGTTCGAGAAGTGGGAGAAGCGGTTCCTCCCCGCCCGTGACTACGGGACCCTCGTCGTGACGACCAGCCACGGCATCATGAGCCACTACGAGGCTCGTGAGCAGGGCGTTGGTGGCCAAGTCATCGCGTACGTATACTAA
- the rpl4p gene encoding 50S ribosomal protein L4 produces the protein MQATIYDLDGNTDGEVDLPDVFETPVRSDLIGKAVRAAQANRKQDYGSDEYAGLRTPAESFGSGRGQAHIPKQDGRARRVPQAVKGRSAHPPKTEKDRSLDLNDKERQLAVRSALAATADADLVADRGHEFDRDEVPVVVSDDFEDLVKTQEVVSLLEALDVHADIDRADETKIKAGQGSARGRKYRRPASILFVTSDEPSTAARNLAGADVATASEVNTEDLAPGGAPGRLTIFTESALAEVAER, from the coding sequence ATGCAGGCAACAATCTACGACCTGGACGGCAACACAGACGGCGAGGTCGACCTGCCGGACGTCTTCGAGACGCCGGTTCGGTCCGACCTCATCGGCAAAGCTGTACGTGCCGCACAGGCCAACCGAAAGCAGGACTACGGGTCCGACGAGTACGCCGGCCTCCGAACGCCGGCAGAGTCCTTCGGTAGCGGCCGCGGGCAGGCACACATCCCGAAGCAGGACGGTCGTGCCCGCCGCGTCCCGCAGGCGGTCAAAGGGCGAAGTGCCCACCCGCCAAAAACCGAGAAGGACCGCTCGCTCGACCTCAACGACAAGGAACGGCAGCTGGCCGTTCGCTCGGCGCTGGCCGCGACGGCCGACGCCGACCTCGTCGCCGACCGCGGCCACGAGTTCGACCGTGACGAAGTGCCCGTCGTCGTCTCCGACGACTTCGAGGACCTCGTCAAGACGCAAGAAGTCGTCTCGCTGCTGGAGGCGCTCGACGTCCACGCGGACATCGACCGCGCCGACGAGACGAAGATCAAGGCTGGACAGGGTTCGGCCCGTGGACGGAAGTACCGTCGTCCCGCCTCGATTCTCTTCGTGACCAGCGACGAGCCGTCGACGGCCGCCCGCAACCTTGCGGGGGCCGACGTGGCAACCGCCAGCGAGGTCAACACGGAAGACCTCGCGCCTGGCGGCGCGCCCGGTCGACTCACCATCTTCACGGAATCCGCACTCGCGGAGGTGGCCGAGCGATGA
- a CDS encoding 50S ribosomal protein L5 encodes MSSESESGGDFHEMREPRIEKVVVHMGIGHGGRDLANAEDILGEITGQTPVRTKAKRTVGEFDIREGDPIGAKVTLRDEMAEEFLQTALPLAELATSQFDDTGNFSFGVEEHTEFPSQEYDPSIGIYGLDVTVNLVRPGYRVAKRDKASRSIPTKHRLNPADAVAFIESTYDVEVSE; translated from the coding sequence ATGAGCTCCGAGAGTGAGTCCGGCGGCGACTTCCACGAGATGCGCGAACCGCGCATCGAGAAGGTCGTCGTTCACATGGGTATCGGCCACGGTGGCCGCGACCTTGCCAATGCAGAGGACATCCTCGGGGAGATCACCGGGCAGACGCCGGTACGAACGAAGGCCAAGCGGACTGTCGGCGAGTTCGACATCCGCGAGGGCGACCCCATCGGTGCGAAGGTCACCCTCCGTGACGAGATGGCTGAAGAGTTCCTCCAGACGGCGCTGCCGCTCGCTGAACTGGCGACGAGTCAGTTCGACGATACCGGCAACTTCAGCTTCGGCGTCGAGGAACACACCGAGTTCCCGAGCCAGGAGTATGACCCGAGCATCGGAATCTACGGGCTGGACGTGACGGTTAACCTCGTCCGACCCGGCTACCGCGTCGCAAAGCGCGACAAGGCGTCGCGCTCGATTCCGACGAAGCATCGACTCAATCCGGCGGACGCCGTCGCCTTCATCGAGTCGACCTACGACGTGGAGGTGAGCGAATGA
- a CDS encoding 50S ribosomal protein L23, with product MSWDVIKHPHVTEKAMNDMDFQNKLQFAVDDRASKGEVADAVEEQYDVTVEQVNTQNTMDGEKKAVVRLSEDDDAQEVASRIGVF from the coding sequence ATGAGCTGGGATGTCATCAAACACCCACACGTCACTGAGAAAGCCATGAATGACATGGACTTCCAGAACAAGCTCCAGTTCGCCGTCGATGACCGCGCCTCCAAGGGCGAGGTCGCCGACGCCGTCGAGGAGCAGTACGACGTGACAGTCGAACAGGTCAACACGCAGAACACGATGGACGGCGAGAAGAAGGCCGTCGTTCGCCTCTCCGAGGACGACGACGCCCAGGAAGTCGCCTCCAGAATTGGGGTGTTCTAA
- a CDS encoding 50S ribosomal protein L2, with the protein MGRRIQGQRRGRGTSTFRAPSHRYKADLEHRKVEDGDVVAGTVVDIEHDPARSAPVAAVEFEDGDRRLILAPEGVGVGDELQVGVSAEIAPGNTLPLAEIPEGVPVCNVESSSGDGGKFARASGVNAQLLTHDRNVAVVKLPSGEMKRLDPQCRATIGVVAGGGRTDKPFVKAGNKHHKMKARGTKWPNVRGVAMNAVDHPFGGGGRQHPGKPKSISRNAPPGRKVGDIASKRTGRGGNE; encoded by the coding sequence ATGGGACGACGAATCCAAGGACAACGGCGCGGCCGCGGGACCTCCACGTTCCGTGCTCCGTCGCACCGTTACAAGGCTGATCTGGAGCACCGCAAGGTCGAGGACGGCGACGTCGTTGCCGGCACGGTCGTTGACATCGAGCACGACCCTGCCCGGTCGGCCCCGGTCGCCGCCGTCGAGTTCGAAGACGGCGACCGACGACTCATCCTCGCGCCGGAAGGCGTCGGGGTGGGCGACGAGCTGCAGGTCGGCGTCAGCGCCGAGATCGCACCCGGGAACACGCTCCCGCTGGCCGAGATCCCAGAGGGGGTCCCGGTGTGCAACGTCGAATCCAGCTCCGGTGACGGTGGGAAGTTCGCCCGCGCGTCGGGTGTCAACGCCCAGCTGCTCACCCACGACCGCAACGTCGCGGTCGTCAAGCTTCCTTCTGGGGAGATGAAGCGGCTTGACCCGCAGTGCCGCGCCACCATCGGCGTCGTTGCCGGTGGCGGCCGAACTGACAAGCCGTTCGTGAAGGCTGGCAACAAGCATCACAAGATGAAAGCGCGAGGGACGAAGTGGCCTAACGTCCGCGGTGTGGCGATGAACGCCGTCGACCACCCGTTCGGTGGTGGCGGACGCCAGCACCCCGGCAAGCCCAAGTCCATCTCGCGGAACGCCCCGCCTGGCCGTAAGGTCGGGGACATCGCCTCGAAGCGAACAGGTCGAGGTGGCAACGAATGA
- a CDS encoding 30S ribosomal protein S19 yields MSSEYQIGHEGEFSFRGHTLDELQEMELEEVAELLPARQRRSIVRGLTEEKHKLLEKAREAGEEETANDPIRTHLRDMPVVPEMVGLTFAVHDGQNFERVKVEPEMLGHYLGEFQLTRSSVEHGQAGIGATRSSKFVPLK; encoded by the coding sequence ATGAGCTCAGAATATCAAATCGGCCACGAAGGAGAGTTCTCCTTCCGCGGCCACACGCTCGACGAGCTGCAGGAGATGGAGCTCGAGGAAGTCGCGGAACTGCTCCCCGCTCGACAGCGGCGAAGTATCGTACGCGGCCTGACCGAGGAGAAACACAAGCTCCTCGAAAAGGCCCGCGAGGCCGGCGAAGAGGAGACAGCCAACGACCCGATCCGGACCCACCTGCGCGACATGCCGGTGGTTCCGGAGATGGTCGGGCTGACCTTCGCCGTCCACGACGGCCAGAACTTCGAGCGTGTCAAAGTCGAGCCCGAGATGCTCGGCCACTACCTCGGTGAGTTCCAGCTCACCCGGAGTAGCGTCGAACACGGTCAGGCCGGTATCGGAGCGACACGCTCCTCGAAGTTCGTACCGCTCAAATAA
- a CDS encoding ribonuclease P protein component 1: MPLTPETLPRHELVGLDCEVVAASNPDVIGISGTVVMETTQMLTLEGADRVWHVPKDSATFAFDLSTETVLVDGDRLVARPARRTENTGDSLWR; the protein is encoded by the coding sequence ATGCCACTGACACCCGAGACGCTCCCACGACACGAACTCGTCGGCCTCGACTGCGAGGTCGTCGCGGCGTCCAATCCGGACGTCATCGGTATCAGCGGAACTGTCGTCATGGAGACGACACAGATGCTGACTCTCGAGGGTGCCGACCGGGTGTGGCACGTGCCGAAGGACAGCGCGACGTTCGCGTTCGACCTGTCGACCGAGACAGTTCTCGTCGACGGCGACCGACTCGTCGCGCGTCCCGCTCGTCGCACAGAGAACACAGGAGATTCACTATGGCGCTAG
- the rplX gene encoding 50S ribosomal protein L24, whose protein sequence is MSKQPDKQRKSQRRAPLHERHKQVRATLSADLREEYGQRNVRVNAGDTVEVLRGDFADEEGEVINVDLDKAVIHVEDVTLEKTDGEEVPRPLDTSNVRVTDIDLEDEKREARLESEDDSA, encoded by the coding sequence ATGAGCAAGCAACCAGACAAACAACGCAAGAGTCAACGACGTGCCCCGCTTCACGAGCGGCACAAGCAGGTCCGGGCGACGCTGTCTGCCGACCTCCGAGAGGAGTACGGTCAGCGAAACGTCCGCGTCAACGCCGGTGACACCGTCGAGGTGCTCCGTGGCGACTTCGCCGACGAGGAAGGCGAAGTCATCAACGTGGACCTCGACAAGGCTGTCATCCACGTCGAAGACGTCACGCTCGAGAAGACGGACGGCGAGGAAGTCCCGCGACCGCTGGACACCTCGAACGTCCGCGTGACGGACATAGACCTCGAAGACGAGAAGCGCGAGGCGCGTCTCGAATCGGAGGATGATTCCGCATGA
- the rpmC gene encoding 50S ribosomal protein L29 yields the protein MTVLHVQEIRDMTPAEREAELDDLKTELLNARAVQAAGGAPENPGRIKELRKAIARIKTIQGEEGDLQENE from the coding sequence ATGACTGTCCTCCACGTCCAAGAGATTCGGGACATGACGCCCGCCGAACGCGAGGCGGAACTCGACGACCTGAAGACCGAACTACTGAACGCCCGGGCCGTCCAGGCCGCGGGTGGTGCACCGGAGAACCCCGGTCGCATCAAGGAGCTGCGGAAGGCCATCGCCCGAATCAAGACGATTCAGGGCGAAGAAGGCGACCTGCAGGAGAACGAATAA
- a CDS encoding 30S ribosomal protein S14, whose translation MSESETTDEPDSETASSERTGQLESCQRCGREQGLVGKYDIWLCRQCFREISRGMGFRKYS comes from the coding sequence ATGAGCGAAAGTGAAACCACAGACGAGCCCGATTCCGAGACGGCATCCAGTGAGCGAACTGGCCAGCTCGAGTCCTGTCAGCGCTGCGGTCGCGAACAGGGACTCGTCGGCAAGTACGACATCTGGCTGTGCCGCCAGTGCTTCCGCGAGATTTCGCGGGGCATGGGCTTCAGGAAGTACAGCTAA
- a CDS encoding 50S ribosomal protein L22, whose translation MGISYSVEADPDTTAKAMLRERQMSFKHSKAIAREIKGKTAGEAVDYLEAVIEGDQPVPFKQHNSGVGHKRKVDGWDAGRYPEKASKAFIDLLENAVGNADHQGFDGEAMTITHVAAHKVGEQQGRKPRAMGRASAWNSPQVDVELILEEPEVED comes from the coding sequence ATGGGAATCAGTTACTCAGTCGAAGCCGACCCGGACACGACGGCCAAAGCGATGCTCCGGGAGCGGCAGATGAGCTTCAAGCACAGCAAGGCCATCGCCCGCGAGATCAAGGGCAAAACGGCCGGCGAGGCTGTCGACTACCTCGAGGCAGTTATCGAGGGCGACCAGCCCGTTCCGTTCAAACAGCACAACTCGGGCGTCGGCCACAAACGCAAGGTCGACGGCTGGGACGCCGGACGCTATCCGGAGAAGGCCAGCAAGGCCTTCATCGACCTGCTCGAGAACGCGGTCGGCAACGCCGACCATCAGGGCTTCGACGGTGAGGCCATGACGATCACGCACGTCGCCGCCCACAAGGTCGGCGAGCAGCAGGGTCGCAAGCCCCGAGCGATGGGGCGTGCCTCGGCGTGGAACAGCCCGCAGGTCGACGTCGAACTCATCCTCGAAGAGCCGGAGGTCGAAGACTAA
- a CDS encoding 30S ribosomal protein S17: MALGLNVQEPEETCADQNCPFHGELSVRGQTLNGEVASTDMEKTVVVEREYDVKVPKYDRFMKRRSRVPAHAPDCLDLAVGDTVTIAECRPLSKTKSHVVVGVVADEQDGDA, from the coding sequence ATGGCGCTAGGACTGAACGTACAGGAACCGGAGGAAACCTGTGCCGATCAGAACTGCCCGTTCCACGGAGAGCTCTCCGTGCGCGGACAGACACTGAACGGCGAGGTAGCCTCCACTGACATGGAGAAGACCGTTGTCGTCGAGCGCGAGTACGACGTGAAGGTGCCGAAATACGACCGCTTCATGAAGCGGCGGAGCCGCGTTCCGGCTCACGCACCCGATTGTCTCGACCTCGCGGTCGGTGACACGGTCACGATAGCAGAGTGTCGACCGCTCTCGAAAACGAAAAGCCACGTCGTCGTTGGCGTGGTCGCCGACGAACAGGACGGTGATGCCTGA
- a CDS encoding 30S ribosomal protein S3, producing MADEQQFIEDGLQRTQIDEFFAEELGRAGYGGMDVAKTPMGTQIVLKAEKPGMVIGKGGKNIRKITTELEDRFNLDDPQVDVQEVDEPDLNARIVADRLANALERGWYFRKAGHTTIDRIMESGALGAEIVLSGKVTGARSRVEKFNRGYVKHNGEPAEEIVDSGVGVAVMKLGTIGVRVKIIPPDAELPDDFEIYEDVDVEDYVADTDGESVEELLEGEPEDSETAEELDEDVAAGADDDSETDEEFVDEEIVEEDVEVPTDEDVEDVDVDELEDAVDEELDEDVEAEAEELMDEMDEEDDDE from the coding sequence ATGGCCGACGAACAACAGTTCATCGAGGACGGACTCCAGCGGACCCAGATCGACGAGTTCTTCGCAGAGGAACTCGGTCGAGCTGGCTATGGCGGCATGGATGTCGCCAAGACGCCGATGGGGACCCAGATCGTGCTCAAAGCCGAGAAGCCAGGAATGGTCATCGGCAAGGGCGGGAAGAACATCCGGAAGATCACGACGGAACTCGAGGACCGATTCAACCTCGATGACCCGCAGGTCGACGTGCAGGAAGTCGACGAGCCGGACCTCAACGCCCGCATCGTCGCGGACCGACTGGCCAACGCACTCGAGCGTGGCTGGTACTTCCGCAAAGCGGGCCACACCACCATCGACCGCATCATGGAGTCGGGCGCACTCGGCGCAGAGATCGTCCTCTCCGGAAAGGTCACTGGTGCACGCTCACGCGTTGAGAAGTTCAACCGTGGCTACGTCAAGCACAACGGTGAACCCGCAGAGGAGATCGTCGACAGCGGCGTCGGCGTCGCCGTGATGAAGCTCGGTACCATCGGGGTCCGAGTCAAGATCATCCCGCCGGACGCGGAACTCCCCGACGACTTCGAGATCTACGAGGATGTCGACGTCGAGGACTACGTGGCCGACACCGACGGCGAGTCCGTCGAGGAACTCCTCGAAGGCGAACCCGAAGACAGCGAGACGGCGGAAGAACTCGACGAAGACGTGGCCGCCGGGGCCGACGACGACTCCGAGACAGACGAGGAGTTCGTCGACGAGGAGATCGTCGAGGAAGACGTCGAAGTCCCGACTGACGAAGATGTTGAGGACGTTGACGTCGACGAACTCGAAGACGCTGTCGACGAGGAACTTGACGAGGACGTCGAGGCAGAAGCCGAAGAGCTGATGGACGAAATGGATGAGGAGGACGACGACGAATGA
- a CDS encoding putative RNA uridine N3 methyltransferase translates to MTTSVLVPSSLAREAEDRREATRKLGYVARAAAVYRVDRLTVYPDPDGAGKWEDGFVETVLRYAATPPHLRKEMWGKRDELEYVGVLPPLRVRSQTGSGSEGSGSLRQGIVTEVGADGRVRVNCGMQHPISLPVPADMDVEQGERVTVRVSSRRPVRAKLVDAPTTGFDVVAADLDAALSRDDAGLTIASSRYGEPVTSTRLGQLAERRDAEGGMTVAFGAPERGLPSILDVAPDAVGGDQTSDEPEGFDLWLNTVPNQGSEVVRTEEALFASLTCLTLTE, encoded by the coding sequence ATGACGACCAGCGTACTCGTGCCGTCTTCCCTCGCACGGGAAGCCGAAGACAGACGCGAGGCAACTCGCAAGCTCGGTTACGTGGCCCGCGCGGCCGCGGTCTACCGGGTTGATCGGCTGACAGTGTACCCCGACCCTGACGGGGCGGGCAAATGGGAAGACGGGTTCGTCGAAACCGTGCTGCGGTACGCCGCGACGCCCCCGCACCTCCGAAAGGAGATGTGGGGTAAGCGGGACGAACTGGAGTACGTCGGCGTCCTGCCGCCGCTCCGCGTGCGTTCACAGACCGGCTCCGGATCTGAGGGTTCGGGGTCGTTAAGACAGGGAATCGTGACCGAGGTCGGAGCTGATGGGCGCGTCCGGGTCAATTGCGGCATGCAACACCCGATCTCCCTTCCCGTCCCAGCGGATATGGACGTGGAACAGGGGGAGCGCGTGACCGTCAGGGTCTCTTCGCGACGGCCGGTCCGGGCGAAACTCGTCGACGCCCCCACAACGGGATTCGACGTTGTCGCCGCGGACCTCGATGCGGCACTCTCGCGCGACGATGCCGGGCTCACTATCGCGTCCTCGCGATACGGCGAGCCGGTAACGTCGACCCGTCTCGGCCAGCTGGCCGAGCGGCGCGACGCCGAGGGCGGCATGACCGTCGCCTTCGGGGCACCCGAGCGCGGGTTACCGTCGATACTCGACGTTGCCCCGGACGCCGTCGGGGGAGACCAGACGAGCGACGAACCAGAAGGGTTCGACCTCTGGCTGAATACGGTTCCGAACCAGGGCAGTGAGGTTGTGCGAACGGAAGAAGCTCTGTTCGCCTCCCTCACCTGTCTAACCCTCACGGAGTAA
- the rpl3p gene encoding 50S ribosomal protein L3, with protein MPQPSRPRKGSLGFGPRKRSTSETPRFNSWPSDDGQPGVQGFAGYKAGMTHVVLVNDEPNSPREGMEETVPVTVIETPPMRAVALRAYEDTPYGQRPLTEVWTDEFHSELDRTLDVPEDHDPDAAEEQIRDAHEAGDLGDLRLITHTVPDAVPSVPKKKPDVMETRVGGGSVSDRLDHALDLVEDGGEHAMNDIFRAGEYADVAGVTKGKGTQGPVKRWGVQKRKGKHARQGWRRRIGNLGPWNPSRVRSTVPQQGQTGYHQRTELNKRLIDIGEGDEPTVDGGFVNYGEVDGPYTLVKGSVPGPDKRLVRFRPAVRPNDQPRLDPEVRYVSNESNQG; from the coding sequence ATGCCACAACCAAGCAGACCACGCAAAGGCTCGCTGGGCTTCGGCCCGCGCAAGCGCTCGACGAGCGAGACGCCTCGCTTCAACAGCTGGCCGTCTGACGACGGGCAGCCGGGCGTCCAAGGGTTCGCCGGCTACAAGGCAGGCATGACTCACGTTGTGCTTGTCAACGACGAACCTAACTCCCCCCGCGAGGGGATGGAGGAGACTGTCCCGGTGACAGTCATCGAGACGCCGCCGATGCGCGCCGTCGCCCTGCGAGCGTACGAAGACACGCCGTACGGTCAGCGTCCGCTGACGGAAGTCTGGACCGACGAGTTCCACTCGGAACTCGACCGGACCCTAGACGTTCCGGAGGACCACGACCCGGACGCTGCTGAGGAACAGATACGCGACGCACACGAGGCCGGTGACCTCGGGGACCTGCGACTCATTACGCACACCGTCCCCGACGCCGTCCCGAGCGTCCCGAAGAAAAAGCCCGACGTGATGGAAACTCGCGTCGGCGGTGGGTCCGTTTCGGACCGCCTCGACCACGCCCTCGACCTCGTCGAGGACGGTGGCGAACACGCCATGAACGACATCTTCCGCGCCGGCGAGTACGCCGACGTGGCCGGTGTCACGAAAGGCAAAGGGACACAGGGTCCCGTCAAGCGGTGGGGCGTCCAGAAACGGAAAGGCAAGCACGCCCGCCAGGGATGGCGCCGACGGATCGGCAACCTCGGTCCGTGGAACCCGTCCCGCGTGCGCTCAACGGTCCCCCAGCAGGGGCAGACCGGCTACCACCAGCGCACCGAGCTTAACAAGCGTCTCATCGACATCGGCGAGGGCGACGAGCCCACCGTCGATGGCGGCTTCGTCAACTACGGCGAGGTCGATGGGCCGTACACGCTCGTGAAGGGCTCCGTGCCCGGTCCGGACAAGCGCCTGGTGCGCTTCCGGCCCGCGGTGCGTCCGAACGACCAGCCGCGCCTCGACCCCGAGGTGCGCTACGTCTCCAACGAATCGAACCAGGGATAA
- a CDS encoding 50S ribosomal protein L6: protein MPRVELEIPEDVDAEQDHLDITVEGDNGSVTRRLWYPDIDVSVDGDTVVIESDEDNAKTMSTIGTFQSHIENMFHGVTEGWEYGMEVFYSHFPMQVDVEGDEVVIENFLGEKAPRRTTIHGDTDVEIDGEELTISGPDIEAVGQTAADIEQLTRINDKDVRVFQDGVYITRKPNRGDA from the coding sequence ATGCCACGAGTAGAACTGGAGATTCCGGAGGACGTGGACGCCGAGCAGGACCATCTCGACATCACCGTCGAGGGGGACAACGGCAGCGTCACGCGTCGGCTCTGGTACCCTGACATCGACGTGTCCGTCGACGGCGACACGGTCGTCATCGAATCCGATGAGGACAACGCCAAGACGATGTCGACGATCGGTACCTTCCAGAGCCACATCGAGAATATGTTCCACGGCGTGACCGAGGGCTGGGAGTACGGTATGGAGGTCTTTTACTCTCACTTCCCGATGCAGGTCGACGTCGAGGGTGACGAAGTCGTCATCGAGAACTTCCTGGGCGAGAAGGCCCCCCGCCGCACGACGATCCACGGCGACACGGACGTCGAAATCGACGGCGAGGAGCTGACCATCAGCGGTCCCGACATCGAAGCCGTCGGTCAGACCGCCGCGGACATCGAGCAGCTCACGCGCATCAACGACAAGGACGTGCGCGTGTTTCAGGACGGGGTGTACATCACCCGCAAACCGAACCGAGGTGACGCCTGA